A genomic window from Lotus japonicus ecotype B-129 chromosome 1, LjGifu_v1.2 includes:
- the LOC130727620 gene encoding uncharacterized protein LOC130727620: protein MWKYTEGVDLPPLTTIYTGTGLLFNEAIHWAVTYWVDGVTTMFIIAFDLMEKRLLEIPMPHGLLFPCFDLWVHGRFLSLSIMQRDGTCEIWVMKKYKVQTSWTKTLVLSTGGFHFPICSTKGGDIVLYSGTKVKKYSDEGVEQEEQLEYPNHCGLLYPPVPIYTESMLSLPDVSD from the coding sequence ATGTGGAAATATACCGAGGGTGTTGATTTGCCTCCCTTGACCACTATTTATACTGGTACTGGGTTGCTCTTTAACGAGGCCATTCACTGGGCGGTTACTTACTGGGTCGATGGTGTTACGACCATGTTTATTATTGCCTTTGATTTAATGGAAAAGAGACTCTTAGAGATACCCATGCCTCATGGTCTTCTTTTCCCTTGTTTTGATTTGTGGGTGCATGGAAGATTTTTAAGTCTATCAATTATGCAGAGAGATGGTACATGTGAAATATGGGTTATGAAGAAATACAAAGTACAGACATCTTGGACCAAGACTCTTGTTCTATCTACAGGGGGCTTTCACTTCCCAATATGCTCTACAAAAGGTGGTGATATTGTTTTATATTCTGGAACAAAAGTGAAAAAGTATAGTGATGAAGGAGTAGAACAAGAAGAACAACTAGAGTATCCGAACCATTGTGGTTTACTATATCCACCAGTTCCCATATATACAGAGTCAATGCTTTCACTCCCTGATGTTAGCGACTGA
- the LOC130711194 gene encoding probable glutathione S-transferase: MEEVKLLVFVGSPFVCRVHIALRLKGVEYKYLEENLSNKSDLLLKSNPVHKKVPVFVHNEKPIAESLVIVEYNDETWKGNPILPSEPYQRALSRFWSKFIDDKMMIMSTQWSSFNK; encoded by the exons ATGGAAGAGGTGAAGCTTCTGGTTTTTGTGGGAAGCCCATTTGTGTGCAGGGTGCACATTGCTCTAAGGTTGAAGGGAGTTGAATACAAATATCTTGAAGAAAACTTGAGCAATAAAAGTGATCTGCTCTTGAAAAGTAACCCAGTTCACAAGAAGGTTCCTGTGTTTGTTCACAATGAGAAGCCCATAGCAGAGTCCCTTGTGATTGTTGAGTACAATGATGAGACATGGAAAGGCAATCCCATTTTGCCTTCTGAACCTTACCAAAGAGCCTTGTCTCGTTTTTGGTCCAAGTTCATAGATGACAAG ATGATGATAATGTCTACTCAGTGGAGCTCTTTCAACAAATGA
- the LOC130727621 gene encoding lachrymatory-factor synthase-like, translating to MAEESKLKWEGKAIVELPGTGAEAVWPFLEDFCNLHKCFPIDTSYQVEGIQGQPGLIRYCASTIKGDDAADETTIKWAKEKLLTIDPVQRCLSYETVDNNIGFKSYVATLKVVPVNGDDAKLAGCKIEWGFVSDPMEGWSFQDLKSYIESSLQFMANKIDQLECSEN from the coding sequence ATGGCAGAGGAATCTAAGCTGAAATGGGAAGGCAAAGCCATTGTTGAGCTTCCAGGCACAGGCGCAGAAGCAGTGTGGCCCTTTTTAGAGGATTTCTGCAACCTGCACAAGTGCTTCCCCATTGATACTAGTTACCAAGTTGAGGGGATTCAAGGCCAACCTGGTCTCATCCGCTACTGTGCTTCCACCATAAAAGGGGATGATGCTGCTGATGAGACAACCATCAAGTGGGCTAAAGAGAAGCTGCTGACAATTGATCCCGTTCAACGTTGTTTGTCCTATGAAACTGTCGACAACAACATCGGATTTAAGTCTTATGTGGCCACACTGAAAGTAGTCCCGGTCAACGGGGATGATGCTAAACTAGCAGGGTGCAAGATTGAATGGGGGTTTGTCAGTGATCCAATGGAAGGGTGGAGTTTTCAAGATTTGAAGTCTTACATTGAGTCCTCTCTCCAGTTCATGGCCAACAAGATTGATCAGCTTGAATGCTCTGAGAATTAA
- the LOC130711200 gene encoding uncharacterized protein LOC130711200 yields the protein MTDLISDVCLSKSTSSFAARILRMWTLPSFDNPSDIGTIDIVLMDHQSSKIQASIKGSAVIEIFNGKLMEGEVYQFSGLAVSDIIGLLSGQPRLTHYGKGKTKILNIDLLIDGHKMECALFDNVFFMVILYKGKNVLQNSMYGTKIFFNPDIPEVLAIKQSIMVNQSLTPFNNQLNDPSQLKPEDDFLRLTPRMDIEQMKECRTEMYVVFQATVKHIIDPDDWWYAACVCHKSVHQRNKLNFCDSCNQDLFTVYPRYRIKLRAIDDKDSATLVIFYREASIMLNKSCADLIQILDKNGSLHTPPNEILQLAEKTFLFKVEIKQNRMSNYEACYPVKRLTDDVGLIQKFIEMTPNQLIFKGKAIASLSETDSSYENTYMLINTPKDLLSDFTAANDDNNVKQTVDQVITYKRKVENEANFVADGSSVNRLKKVIKVEKN from the exons ATGACAGACCTCATATCAGATGTTTGTCTTTCAAAATCAACAAGTTCCTTCGCTGCAAGGATATTACGTATGTGGACTCTGCCTTCCTTTGACAATCCATCAGACATAGGTACTATTGACATAGTATTGATGGATCATCAG AGTTCGAAAATACAAGCATCAATAAAAGGCTCGGCTGTCATTGAGATCTTTAATGGTAAACTCATGGAAGGTGAGGTATACCAGTTTAGTGGTTTAGCTGTTTCGG ATATAATCGGATTGTTATCTGGTCAACCTCGGCTCACTCATTATGGAAAGGGAAAGACGAAGATTCTCAATATAGATCTGTTAATTGATGG ACATAAAATGGAGTGCGCATTGTTTG ATAATGTGTTCTTTATGGTGATTTTATACAAAGGTAAAAATGTACTACAaaactcaatgtatggaacaaagaTATTTTTCAACCCTGATATTCCTGAGGTCCTTGCTATCAAACAAAG TATAATGGTCAATCAAAGTCTCACACCATTCAATAATCAACTCAATGATCCAAGCCAATTGAAACCAGAAGATGACTTCTTACGCCTGACGCCGAGGATGGATATTGAGCAAATGAAGGAGTGCAGAACG GAAATGTATGTTGTGTTCCAAGCAACAGTGAAGCATATAATTGACCCAGATGATTGGTGGTATGCCGCTTGTGTTTGCCATAAATCTGTTCATCAACGTAATAAGTTGAACTTCTGTGATTCTTGCAATCAAGATCTCTTCACTGTATACCCAAG GTATCGGATTAAGCTTCGTGCAATCGATGACAAAGATTCTGCTACGTTAGTCATTTTTTATCGTGAGGCTTCTATAATGCTAAATAAGTCGTGTGCAGACTTGATTCAAATTCTTGACAAG aatggTTCACTACACACTCCGCCAAATGAAATACTTCAACTTGCTGAAAAGACATTCCTGTTCAAAGTTGAAATAAAGCAAAATAGAATGTCAAATTATGAAGCATGCTACCCAGTTAAGAGACTCACAGATGATGTTGGACTAATCCAAAAGTTCATTGAAATGACTCCTAATCAGTTG ATATTTAAAGGTAAAGCCATTGCATCGCTTTCTGAAACTGATAGTTCTTATGAGAATACTTATATGTTGATCAATACCCCGAAG GACTTGCTCTCTGATTTCACTGCTGCCAATGATGACAACAATGTTAAACAGACAGTGGATCAAGTTATTACATATAAGAGGAAAGTTGAAAATGAAGCTAACTTTGTGGCTGATGGATCTTCCGTTAATCGTTTGAAGAAAGTTATCAAAGTGGAGAAGaactaa
- the LOC130711209 gene encoding uncharacterized protein LOC130711209, with amino-acid sequence MRLLNTNGHQDNDDVKEFAEWILKLGNGESATNDDSELLIDVPHDLLITYPSEPLLQLIQFVYPDMVFHLTDPTFYQERDILAPTLESVEKVNQCILSCIEGEEKEYLSCDSACKSDEDNDVEAACLTPGVST; translated from the coding sequence ATGAGGTTACTCAATACGAATGGACATCAAGATAATGATGACGTTAAAGAATTTGCTGAGTGGATTCTTAAATTGGGAAACGGTGAATCAGCAACCAATGATGACAGTGAATTGCTTATTGATGTTCCTCATGATCTTTTGATTACTTATCCATCTGAACCGTTGCTCCAACTTATACAGTTTGTTTATCCAGATATGGTTTTTCATCTTACAGATCCAACCTTTTATCAAGAAAGAGATATATTAGCCCCCACATTAGAATCAGTTGAAAAAGTCAatcaatgtattttatcttGCATTGAAGGGGAAGAAAAAGAATATCTGAGTTGTGATTCTGCTTGCAAGTCTGATGAGGACAATGATGTTGAAGCTGCATGCTTAACCCCCGGAGTTTCTACATGA